Genomic window (Peromyscus leucopus breed LL Stock chromosome 15, UCI_PerLeu_2.1, whole genome shotgun sequence):
ccgtcttattaaataagaaacacagaaacaatgtaaaggagaaagccgagaggtcagagctcagagctaaaatctcacccttcctcctgctgtcccagcttcgagaaaagagacctacttcctgtctgttcttttttttatagtatgttgttctgccttctcattggttgtaaacccaaacacatgactgcctcatcactgtctgaatgtacagccccctaggtcttaaaggcatatgtctccaatgctggctatatccctgaacacacagagatcttatgggattaaaggcgtgtgccaccaccgccacactcttgctatggctctaatagctctgacctccggacaactttatttattaacatacaatcaaaatcacatctcagtacaattagattaccaccacaattgCCACTTAACTAATTTTAAGAGTTTTCAAAGTGAAGAACAATTTCCACAATGATATTGATCATCACTATCCATGTCCACAAGTTTTCATTCCTTAAATAGCAATTCTGTAGCAACCAAGTAGTAAATTCCTGTGTTCCCTGTGAACTGTTCTGTTTCCTACTTCTCTAATCTGTCAATTCTTGATAACTCATATGAGTAATCTGCCTTATTTCATTAGCATTCTCCaaggctattattattattattgcatagaTGTGAATGTCTGTATTTGGTGGTATATATATGCAAGTGCAGGCATACAAGTAcatgcagagttcagaagaggacatctagtcctctggagctggagtgacaggtacTTGTACACTGGTAAATGTGAGTGCTGAGACcttaactcaagtcctctgctagagcagtacttgctcttaaccatgaagccatttctccagcccacttCATCCTTTTGATCTATTGGATGTATAGGAATGTACACAATATATAGTCTGCATATTAGACAGCACAGTATATTGCTTATTCATTTTACTGTAGAGAAGTACTTGACCTGTTTCTGCCTTTCAGGTCTTGTGTCCAGCTCTTGTAACAAACATGAATGTACATAGCTGAGGCCCTGTTCCCAGTTCTGTGGTTATTTACCAAGTGAAGTTGTTAAGTCCTTTGATAATACTATGTTTAACTTTAGGAGAAACATCACTGTCAGTTTGGGTAATTCTGTGTTCAGCCTCAGTCAAAGAAGATTGACTTTCTGAAATCAGGAAGATCCAAATATCCCCAGGGACACCTGTAATAGGACACTCAGGATATGAGGCATTAGCCATGGTTGTACTTCCTGGACTCATTCTGCCTCTGGATCAGAGATGGATAAAGAGCCTGCACACAGGACTGTGGACTGGTTTTCTCTACAGATGGCCTCTATTTTCTCCGCACGGAGAATGGTGTCATCTACCAGACCTTCTGTGACATGACCACTGCAGgtggtggctggaccctggtggCCAGTGTGCATGAGAACAACATGCTTGGGAAGTGCACAGTGGGCGATCGCTGGTCCAGTCAGCAAGGCAACAGAATCGACTACCCAGAGGGGGATGGCAACTGGGCCAACTACAACACCTTTGGGTCTGTAGAGGGGGCCACAAGTGATGACTACAAGGTTGGTACACTCTGTGGCCACTTGGGAAAGGGTGAGGATGTGAGTGTAGTTCAGGCATGCCAGGGAGAGGGTTGGAAGGTTGCCCTTCAACATAGGGCTGAAGAAGTGAAAAATTATCTTGAATCTCAACATCTACCCAAGTGGACTTTTTGGTAAGTGTATGGTGGGACCATTGTCCTTGGAATTGTGGGTAACTGACCATGGCTTGCCATCTGTCCACCTGGAAACCAGAGAAACCAGCTGTGCTGAGGCCTCTACATGTGGTCTTTTGCTAAGTGAAATCTACTGATCTGGCTAGGCTCAGTGTTGGTTGCTTTCCAGAACCCTGGCTACTTCGACATCCAGGCTGAGAACCTGGGTATCTGGCATGTGCCCAACAAGACTCCCCTGCAAAATTGGAGGAACAGCTCCCTGCTGAGGTACCGTACCTACTGTGGCTTTCTACAGCATGTGGACAATAATCTATTTGGACTGTTCCAGGTAATCAAGACTGCTGTTTGAGGCTGATTTtgatgtgtgtggagagagaggcagatgttTGAGGTTCAGCAGGTTGTATTGTATGCTTCTCTTATTTTAAAGTGTAATGAGCCAAGGAAGGCAAATGTAGGGGTATGTGGAAaatagaggagaggggagaagtagagagggggagagaaaagaggagaaaagggggcaAGTGTCTAGGgtttcagagagacagagacataggaaAGGATTCTCTCTTTTCTGACTCGTTTGGAAACAATCTCAGTTACTGGACACATGCTGTGCTTCTCCACGCAGGGCAGTGTTCCTGTGAGTGCCAATGCCGCCATCCTTACCCAGGGACTTCTTTTGTTCCTTGTAGAAGTACCCAGTGAAATATGGAGCAGGGAAGTGTTGGACTGACAATGGCCCAGCTTTCCCTGTGATCTATGACTATGGTGATGCTCAGAAGACAGCCTCTTATTACTCCCCCAGTGGCCAGAGTGAGTCTTTAATGCTTCTATGAACCCTCTGCAGGACACTTGATAAACTCAATTATGATAACTGTCATTTACCAAGCACTAcaacctgtttctcttctattgactgcttgtgttttctttcacttcatTCACTTGATTGCCCTTGGGCTCTAAACTATTACTAGCCCCTTTTACAGATTAGGAAAGTAGAGCACTGAAGGTCCAGGAACTTGTCTGAGAGCACAGATCATAAGCAGGAGAGTCAGCATTTGTACTGGGATACAAGGATCCAGAATCTACTCTTAGCAACACCATTATCAGTTAGAGGTTTCTTAGAACAGACCAGGTCCATGTTCATAGGGCTGAACAACAGGAAAAATATGgagttttatttctgtattgAGGAGTGACTGCCATGttgtttaatataaatataaatgtggcACATACTCTTTAT
Coding sequences:
- the LOC114687756 gene encoding intelectin-1a-like isoform X2, coding for MTMSQLRFLLFIILATRSCSAVEEKLDTNRWANPVSASLFRSCKEIKQKMTGAQDGLYFLRTENGVIYQTFCDMTTAGGGWTLVASVHENNMLGKCTVGDRWSSQQGNRIDYPEGDGNWANYNTFGSVEGATSDDYKNPGYFDIQAENLGIWHVPNKTPLQNWRNSSLLRYRTYCGFLQHVDNNLFGLFQKYPVKYGAGKCWTDNGPAFPVIYDYGDAQKTASYYSPSGQNEFTAGYIQFRVFNNEGASNALCAGMKVTGCNTEFHCIGGGGYFPEGNPRQCGDFSAFDWNGYGTHNAYSSSRDITEAAIFLFYH